The genomic window GTAGTCATAACAGCACTCCTTGTCTTGGGTTTTTGTTTTCAAACCGTTGTGTCAATGTCAGGAACGGACACTCATCACTGGCACGGGCGAGTGCCGGAACAGTTTTTCCGCCACAGACCCAAAAAGAAATTCTTTAAAATTGGTCCGGCCCTTGGGTCCGAACACCAGAAAATCCGCATTCTCTCTTCGAACGATTTCCAGAATCTCCAGATGGGGTGCCCCATGGCTGATGCGGATTTTCACCGGCATATCATCCATGGCAGGAATGCCTTTGATCAGGGTTCTTAATTTCATTTTCCGGCGGTCCATCTCTTCTCCTAAAAATTTAGCCGGATCAAACTGGTTGGGATGTTCGGCATTGACCGCTTTTTCCATGGCATCCATCTCTTTTTGATTGATGATATTAATCAGGACCATCCGGGCCTGGGTCAGATTCGCCGTTTCCACGGCATACGCCAGTGTGTCCCGGGAATATTCGGAAAAATCGATGGCCACCCCTATTTTTGAGATGTTATCAGGTTGCTTTTTCATTATGGCCTTCTCCCTTGTTTGAATTTTTCAGGATCTCTGACACACACCACCGGCACCTTTGCGTGGCGAAACACTTTTTCTGCCGCGCTGCCGAACAATACCCGTGACAGGTTTCCCCGGCCTTTGTTGGCAATGACGATCAGATCGATGTTTTCATTTTCCGCTGTTTTCAGGATACGTTCATAAGGAATGCCCGTGTCCACCATCAGGTGCATTTTGGATTTGTCATCAAAAAAATGTTCCTTGACCAGCTGTCTCAGCTGGGTATGCCGGTCTTTTTTCCAGTCTTCCACGCAGTCTTCCACGCTCAGCATCACAGGCCCCTGGGTCGGAAAATATCCCACTGCCATTCTGATGCCGTTGATGTCCCGCTGGTTGATCACATTCAGAACAACAATCTGCATGTCTGAAGCCGATGCCAGTGCCACGGCATAGTCCAATACCATCATGGTGTAATCTGAAAAATCAACGCAGGCCAGGATTTTATTTATTTTTCGGTTCATAAGTCATCTCCTGTAGATCCGTGGTTAAAAAAGTTTCCGGTATCCCCGGGACAGGTCTGCGGCATAATATAATTGTCCGATCTCACTGAATGTCTCCACCAGACTGGAGAAACCATCCGGGTCGATATCAAAGGCATGGAAATACACTTTTCTGTATCCATCTTCAATATCATCATATGAGGTCAGGATGCTGCACAGACGTCCCCCCTTTGCCCGGACCATGTCCGTGAATTTCTTGATGAGACCGGGCCGGTCCTGGAGTCGGGTGGCAAAGATCTGGCCTGTGGTCGCGACCCCGGTGAAAGAGACAAAACACCGGAATATATCGCTTTTTGTCAAAATCCCTGCCATCTTGTTTGAATGATCCATCACAGGCATGCCGGAAATTCCTTTTTTCAGCATAATCACGGCAGCCTCATCCACGGTGTGATCCTGGGGAATGGTGATGACGGGTTTGGTCATAACGGCGCTCACTTTTATGGAATCCAGCAGTGCCGGCAGTTCGAACCGGTCCAGGGTGGTCGCATCCGAGGGCATGGCTTTTTTCAGGTCTCCGTCCGTAACAATGCCGGCAAGGACACCCTCCTGGATCACCGGGACCATGGAAATCACCCGGGTACGAAACAGTTTGGCCGCATCATTTAATGATTCGTCATGGTTGATGGTAATGACGGGTTTGCTCATCCATTCTTTTATCAACATGGTTTGCCTCCTTATGGGTTACGTTGATATCAGTAAGAGCAAAAGGTATGCCACTGAATGGATTTGATACAATGGTCTGAAATTATGAAGAATTTTAATATTGTTTATCAAAAAGGAATCAGAACACACCCGGTGGATCAACCGATTTTTTTTCAATGTGAGAAAAAATCTGACACCTGCGGATCTGACACATTGGAGAAAGAAACAAAAAAATGGTCGGGTCAGTCGGAAATCCGGGTCTGCATCCGGATATTGTATTTTTCTATTTTGGCATGAAGGGTAGGGCGGGACATGCCCAGCAGCTTGGCTGCCTGGGTGCGGTTTCCATCCGTGGATACCAGCGCTTCTGAAATGACAATGCCTGAAATGATATCCACAAAATCGTCAAACCCGTAAGAATTCGATTCACCGGCCATATTCTGTCTGACCCACTGTCGGATGGTATCAAGGGAAATGTCATGGGTGTGGTTGTTTTCATGACGG from Desulfotignum phosphitoxidans DSM 13687 includes these protein-coding regions:
- a CDS encoding universal stress protein, which translates into the protein MKKQPDNISKIGVAIDFSEYSRDTLAYAVETANLTQARMVLINIINQKEMDAMEKAVNAEHPNQFDPAKFLGEEMDRRKMKLRTLIKGIPAMDDMPVKIRISHGAPHLEILEIVRRENADFLVFGPKGRTNFKEFLFGSVAEKLFRHSPVPVMSVRS
- a CDS encoding universal stress protein; this encodes MNRKINKILACVDFSDYTMMVLDYAVALASASDMQIVVLNVINQRDINGIRMAVGYFPTQGPVMLSVEDCVEDWKKDRHTQLRQLVKEHFFDDKSKMHLMVDTGIPYERILKTAENENIDLIVIANKGRGNLSRVLFGSAAEKVFRHAKVPVVCVRDPEKFKQGRRP
- a CDS encoding CBS and ACT domain-containing protein, translated to MLIKEWMSKPVITINHDESLNDAAKLFRTRVISMVPVIQEGVLAGIVTDGDLKKAMPSDATTLDRFELPALLDSIKVSAVMTKPVITIPQDHTVDEAAVIMLKKGISGMPVMDHSNKMAGILTKSDIFRCFVSFTGVATTGQIFATRLQDRPGLIKKFTDMVRAKGGRLCSILTSYDDIEDGYRKVYFHAFDIDPDGFSSLVETFSEIGQLYYAADLSRGYRKLF